In the Paroedura picta isolate Pp20150507F chromosome 15, Ppicta_v3.0, whole genome shotgun sequence genome, one interval contains:
- the ATP13A2 gene encoding polyamine-transporting ATPase 13A2 isoform X10 produces MHAGSRRLLEYQPPSYKTLHQSLPEACMDQFGQCFIARVQTEQVEEGSLALCPEAGRRSISVQESEEADTRDTIWLHQKEEQHSLRYYLFEGLRYVWIEEWKTFCRVSKLDESRTCAEIHSSRCGLNTQERSTRRKIYGPNLIDVPVKSYLSLLIAELLNPFYIFQVFSVSLWVCEGYYYYAGCIFIISAVSIGVALYETRKQSKTLQSMVKTSVTVRVFTANGEETTMNSSDLVPGDCLVVPADGMFVPCDVVLLTGECMVNESLLTGESTPVMKTPLPEGPQPASPIYSPEEHRRHTLFCGTQVLQARPYIGAEVLAIVTRTGFCTAKGDLISSILYPKPVNFKFYKDAVKFVLFLAILAALGTAYSIFILIQNKVPAWQIVLRGLDIVTVVVPPALPAAMTVGTIYAQHRLKKHGVFCINPSQINLCGKVRLICFDKTGTLTEEGLDIWGVVPQENCSFLPIIHEVRCLCEGPLLRCLVTCHTVSLLRDQPVGDPVDLKMLESTGWTQETVEGIEAEAQVVQFFGSKALAVMRPPPLEDQPFEAHQAGPIAVLRRFPFASSLQRMSVLVKMPGGSSEAFMKGAPEMVASRCKQESVPVDFSETLRHYTSNGFRVLGLSYKPLTAARTFEEAQEASSRDSVESGMLFLGFLVMKNVLKPETAPVIHLLRSAEIRTVMATGDNMLTAVNVARSCRMLEAGEPVVFVNAVAPDDGQPPALRFIPAEPPPQPLEGSYQQESYFLEQQHSHFALNGKSFAVVCEHFRHVLPKILVRATIFARMSPDQKALLVRSLQDLNYCVGMCGDGANDCGALKAADVGISLSEAEASMASPFTSKIANIECVPIVIREGRCSLVTSFVVFKYMALYSLVQFVSVLLLYTINTNLSDLQFFFFDLVITTTIAALMGKTAPAKELGPERPQGTLIHPIVLGSLLLQTGLLVAIQVICYFITTSQSWYVPLNSTVTAPENLPNYENTVVFCISGFQYLILAVAISKGYPFRKPLYSNVFFLVALLVLFGLMIWLTLYPLGFMNMFTLKNIDDMNFKLVLLGMATLHFFMAFVLETFLDHSLLEGFRRLRRKKASKKIFKRLEKELCQQQPTWPPLYEPHFAPPTSSLMARSECMQPAPGVL; encoded by the exons CAGCATTCCCTCCGCTATTACCTCTTTGAAGGGTTGCGCTACGTCTGGATTGAGGAATGGAAAACATTCTGCAGGGTCAG CAAGTTAGATGAGAGCAGAACATGTGCAGAAATCCACTCCTCCCGCTGTGGGCTGAACACCCAGGAACGGAGTACCAG gAGAAAGATATATGGACCAAACCTGATAGATGTACCAGTCAAATCTTACCTCAGCCTGCTGATAGCAGAG CTCTTGAATCCATTCTACATCTTTCAAGTCTTCAGTGTGTCTTTGTGGGTCTGTGAGGGTTACTACTATTATGCCGGCTGCATCTTTATCATATCTGCTGTCTCAATCGGAGTTGCTCTTTACGAGACGAGAAAG CAAAGTAAAACCCTGCAGAGCATGGTAAAGACGTCGGTCACTGTAAGAGTCTTCACAGCCAATGGAG agGAAACAACCATGAACTCCAGCGACCTTGTGCCGGGCGACTGCCTTGTGGTACCTGCAGATGGGATGTTTGTTCCTTGTGATGTGGTGCTGCTGACCGGGGAGTGCATGGTCAATGAAAGTCTGCTGACAG GAGAAAGCACTCCAGTGATGAAGACCCCGCTGCCTGAAGGCCCGCAGCCTGCCAGTCCCATCTACTCCCCAGAAGAGCACAGGCGGCACACGCTCTTCTGTGGGACACAGGTCCTCCAGGCTAGGCCCTACATAGGGGCTGAGGTCCTGGCCATTGTGACTCGCACAG GCTTCTGCACAGCCAAAGGAGACCTCATCAGTTCCATCCTCTACCCCAAGCCAGTCAACTTTAAATTTTATAAAGATGCAGTGAAGTTTGTCCTCTTCCTTGCGATCCTGG ctgctctcGGGACTGCCTACAGCATCTTTATCTTAATTCAAAATAAG GTTCCTGCTTGGCAAATCGTGCTCCGAGGCTTGGATATTGTGACAGTAGTTGTGCCCCCAGCCCTGCCAGCTGCTATGACCGTGGGAACCATCTATGCCCAACACCGGCTGAAGAAGCACGGAGTCTTCTGCATCAACCCTTCCCAGATCAACCTCTGTGGGAAGGTTCGCCTTATCTGCTTTGATAAG ACAGGAACCCTCACTGAGGAGGGCCTGGATATCTGGGGTGTTGTGCCCCAGGAGAActgctcttttctgccaattaTTCATGAGGTACGCTGCCTTTGTGAGGGCCCTTTGCTCCGGTGCCTGGTCACCTGCCACACAGTCTCTCTGCTTAGAGATCAGCCTGTTGGAGACCCTGTGGACCTCAAGATGCTGGAATCCACTGGCTGG ACCCAGGAGACAGTTGAAGGAATAGAGGCAGAGGCCCAAGTAGTTCAGTTTTTTGGGTCGAAGGCACTGGCTGTGATGAGGCCACCGCCCCTGGAGGACCAGCCATTTGAAGCA CATCAAGCGGGTCCCATTGCAGTCCTCCGGCGCTTCCCGTTTGCCTCATCCCTGCAGAGAATGAGTGTTTTGGTGAAGATGCCTGGTGGCAGCTCAGAAGCATTTATGAAGGGGGCTCCAGAAATGGTGGCCAGCCGTTGCAAGCAAGAGTCAG TTCCTGTGGATTTCTCTGAAACATTGCGTCATTACACCAGCAACGGCTTTCGTGTGTTGGGGCTCTCATACAAACCCTTGACTGCTGCCAGGACCTTTGAAGAAGCCCAGGAGGCATCAAG CAGGGACTCTGTGGAAAGCGGGATGCTCTTCCTCGGCTTCCTAGTGATGAAGAATGTCCTCAAGCCCGAAACAGCTCCTGTTATCCACCTGCTGCGCAGTGCTGAGATCCGGACTGTCATGGCCACCG GGGACAATATGCTCACGGCGGTGAATGTGGCCAGGAGCTGCCGGATGCTGGAGGCAGGGGAGCCAGTGGTCTTTGTTAATGCCGTGGCACCCGATGATGGCCAGCCGCCTGCCCTCAGGTTCATCCCTGCTGAGCCTCCCCCACAGCCACTGGAG GGTTCCTACCAGCAGGAGAGCTACTTCCTGGAACAGCAGCATTCTCACTTTGCCTTGAATGGGAAATCCTTTGCAGTGGTCTGTGAACACTTCCGTCATGTCCTGCCAAAG ATATTGGTGCGAGCCACAATTTTTGCCAGGATGTCACCTGACCAGAAAGCTCTCTTGGTTcgcagtttgcaagacctgaa CTACTGTGTGGGGATGTGTGGGGATGGAGCCAATGACTGTGGTGCCCTGAAGGCAGCCGATGTAGGCATCTCGCTCTCAGAAGCAGAAGCTTCCATGGCCTCACCTTTCACATCCAAAATTGCCAACATTGAATGTGTGCCCATTGTCATACG GGAGGGCCGATGCTCTCTGGTCACCTCCTTTGTGGTCTTCAAATACATGGCCCTATACAGCTTGGTGCAGTTCGTCTCTGTGCTCCTGCTCTACACG ATTAACACCAACCTCAGTGACTTGCAGTTTTTCTTCTTCGATCTGGTGATAACCACCACCATAGCAGCTCTGATGGGCAAGACTGCGCCAGCCAAGGAGCTGGGTCCAGAGCGCCCACAAGGAACGCTGATCCACCCCATCGTCTTGGGCAGTCTTCTCCTCCAGACGGGACTCCTTGTTGCCATCCAGGTCATCTGCTACTTCATCACCACCTCTCAGAGTTG GTATGTCCCACTGAACAGCACGGTGACGGCCCCAGAGAACCTCCCGAATTACGAAAACACGGTTGTCTTCTGCATCTCAGGGTTCCAGTACCTCATTCTAGCTGTGGCCATATCCAAGGGCTATCCTTTCCGGAAACCCCTCTACAGCAATG tgttttttTTGGTTGCCCTCTTAGTACTGTTTGGCCTCATGATCTGGTTAACCCTTTACCCACTGGGCTTCATGAACATGTTCACTCTGAAGAACATTGACGACATGAATTTCAAGCTAGTGTTGCTTGGCATGGCCACACTCCATTTCTTCATGGCCTTTGTGCTGGAG ACCTTTTTGGACCACAGCTTGCTGGAGGGCTTCCGGAGGCTGCGCCGCAAGAAGGCCTCCAAGAAGATCTTCAAGAGGCTGGAGAAagagctctgccagcagcagcccacCTGGCCCCCGCTCTATGAACCTCACTTTGCCCCTCCGACCAGCTCCCTCATGGCAAG